The Gemmatimonadaceae bacterium genome contains a region encoding:
- a CDS encoding type II toxin-antitoxin system VapC family toxin — translation MLQTSSNRCAPRSKSISVYLIETSTCISIIRNRLPGVLSRLQKLSADEIGISSITAAELYHGAARSGRPEQELRRMQSLLEVLWVLNFGTSAAISYGFVRTSLERTGRAIGRFDMLIAGHALSEGATLVTHNTREFRRVPGLAVEDWLD, via the coding sequence GTGCTCCAGACATCCTCGAACCGATGCGCCCCGAGATCAAAGAGTATTTCGGTGTATCTGATTGAGACCAGTACCTGCATCTCGATCATCAGAAATCGATTGCCTGGAGTACTATCGCGGCTACAGAAGCTCTCCGCCGACGAAATCGGTATTTCATCGATTACTGCGGCCGAACTCTATCACGGCGCCGCGCGCAGCGGCCGGCCAGAACAAGAGCTGCGTCGGATGCAGTCACTTCTCGAAGTTCTGTGGGTCCTGAATTTTGGGACCAGCGCGGCAATCTCCTACGGATTCGTCCGCACGTCGCTGGAACGAACCGGCCGGGCGATAGGCCGCTTCGACATGCTGATCGCAGGTCACGCGCTATCTGAGGGCGCTACTCTGGTCACACACAACACGCGCGAGTTCAGGCGCGTGCCCGGTCTCGCCGTGGAGGATTGGCTCGACTAG
- a CDS encoding response regulator — protein sequence MAPPPKSILWVDDEGELLESHRIFLRSKGYDVEWASNADDAVEMLRRRPFDIMLLDEQMPGKRGLEAYRDVRELAPNLPVVMVTKSEEDATLKEAIGANIRDYLVKPINPRQVLSIITQILDGPRIRQQAIARRFVERFRAIELERDRNLDWRGWIDRFDELMRWDVDLAAAGETGLYDSLRGLYPDMHREFAAYMQAEYPGWLKNLEGNRPPLSIDIVSEFLLPILQRDRAAVFIVVDCLRLDQWRVLEPLLAPYFDVETTHYFAVLPTATPYSRNALFSGLFPGEIAARLPDWWGNSDREDESLNAHERELLEHHLVDLCGPTPVRYQKISTAANSDELERHLGTAIGNEGVSAFVFNFVDLRTHGRSESQILYEVARDEIALRQITRQ from the coding sequence ATGGCACCACCCCCCAAATCCATCCTCTGGGTGGACGACGAAGGCGAGCTCCTCGAGTCTCACCGCATCTTCCTGCGGTCCAAGGGTTACGACGTCGAGTGGGCCAGCAACGCCGACGATGCCGTCGAGATGCTCCGGCGCCGCCCGTTCGACATCATGCTCCTCGACGAGCAGATGCCTGGCAAGCGGGGGCTCGAAGCCTACCGGGACGTCCGCGAGCTCGCTCCCAATCTTCCGGTCGTGATGGTCACCAAGAGCGAGGAGGACGCGACCCTCAAGGAAGCGATAGGCGCGAACATCCGCGATTACCTTGTCAAGCCGATCAATCCGCGTCAGGTGCTGAGCATCATCACGCAGATTCTCGACGGGCCGCGCATTCGCCAGCAGGCGATCGCGCGCCGATTCGTCGAGCGCTTCCGGGCGATCGAGCTGGAGCGTGATCGCAACCTCGACTGGCGCGGCTGGATCGACCGCTTCGACGAGCTCATGCGCTGGGACGTCGACCTCGCCGCCGCCGGTGAGACCGGATTGTACGATTCACTGCGGGGGCTCTATCCCGACATGCATCGAGAGTTCGCCGCCTATATGCAGGCGGAATATCCGGGCTGGCTGAAGAACCTCGAGGGAAACCGCCCGCCGCTCTCGATCGACATCGTAAGTGAGTTTCTGCTTCCGATTCTCCAGCGCGATCGTGCCGCGGTGTTCATTGTGGTGGACTGTCTTCGGCTCGACCAGTGGCGGGTGCTCGAGCCGCTGCTGGCGCCCTATTTCGACGTGGAGACGACACATTATTTCGCCGTTCTGCCGACAGCGACGCCGTACTCCCGGAATGCGCTGTTCAGCGGACTCTTCCCCGGAGAAATCGCGGCAAGGCTCCCCGACTGGTGGGGGAATTCCGACCGCGAGGACGAGTCGCTCAACGCCCATGAGCGCGAGCTCCTCGAGCATCACCTTGTGGACCTGTGCGGGCCGACACCGGTCCGCTACCAGAAGATCTCTACCGCTGCGAACTCCGACGAGCTGGAGCGACACCTCGGCACAGCCATCGGCAACGAAGGAGTCAGCGCGTTCGTCTTCAACTTCGTTGATCTGCGCACTCACGGCCGCAGCGAGTCGCAGATCTTGTACGAGGTCGCCCGCGACGAGATCGCGCTTCGCCAGATTACCCGCCAGTG
- the vapB gene encoding type II toxin-antitoxin system VapB family antitoxin, with translation MKKASLFMNGRSQAVRLPKEFRFKGTHVYARKEGNRVILTPVDDRIERLIALMGSSPNFPDRAPDILEPMRPEIKEYFGVSD, from the coding sequence TTGAAGAAGGCGTCGTTGTTCATGAATGGGCGCAGCCAGGCGGTAAGGCTCCCCAAGGAATTTCGTTTCAAGGGTACGCACGTGTACGCACGAAAAGAAGGCAACCGAGTCATTCTTACGCCGGTTGACGATCGCATCGAGCGGCTGATTGCCCTCATGGGATCATCTCCGAATTTCCCCGATCGTGCTCCAGACATCCTCGAACCGATGCGCCCCGAGATCAAAGAGTATTTCGGTGTATCTGATTGA
- the queA gene encoding tRNA preQ1(34) S-adenosylmethionine ribosyltransferase-isomerase QueA codes for MTQGSRISDYDYALPPDRIAQTPSEKRDESRLMLIHRQDGRIEHKRFHDLPSLIPPNDGIVLNTTRVYRARLLGTRDSGAPAELLLLKPLGDGRYEAMVHPGGKLKPGRRVHVSPDLEVEILESTERRTRIVRLRSTLPVDDAIERYGHTPLPPYIDRPDEATDVDRYQTVYADVTGSVAAPTAGLHFTDETLAALEQRGVRRADVLLHVGAGTFKPVEVDDPAEHVMHEETFTLPARAAATLNDVRQSGGSIWAVGTTSVRVLETAVQLDGTFKERSGETQIFIRPPYRFRAVDRLITNFHLPRSTLIMLVAAFAGYELTMTAYRAAIQDGYRFYSYGDAMAII; via the coding sequence ATGACTCAAGGCTCTCGCATTTCCGACTACGACTACGCCCTCCCGCCGGATCGTATCGCCCAAACGCCATCAGAAAAGCGAGACGAAAGCCGTCTGATGCTGATCCACCGCCAAGATGGACGAATCGAGCACAAGAGATTCCACGATCTCCCGAGCCTCATCCCGCCAAACGACGGAATCGTTCTCAATACGACGAGAGTCTATCGCGCACGGCTGCTCGGCACCCGCGACTCCGGCGCACCAGCCGAGCTGCTCCTTCTCAAGCCACTCGGCGATGGCAGGTACGAGGCGATGGTGCACCCCGGCGGGAAGCTCAAGCCCGGACGCCGCGTGCACGTGAGCCCCGACCTAGAAGTGGAGATTCTCGAATCGACCGAGCGGCGCACCCGCATCGTTCGGCTCCGCTCCACTCTGCCAGTCGACGACGCTATCGAGCGCTACGGCCACACTCCGTTGCCGCCGTACATCGACCGGCCGGACGAGGCCACCGACGTCGATCGCTACCAGACCGTATACGCCGACGTGACAGGCTCGGTCGCCGCTCCGACCGCCGGCCTGCACTTCACCGATGAGACGCTCGCGGCGCTGGAGCAACGCGGCGTGAGACGGGCCGACGTGCTGCTCCACGTCGGCGCAGGAACGTTCAAGCCCGTCGAGGTCGACGATCCGGCGGAGCACGTCATGCACGAGGAGACCTTCACCCTCCCCGCGCGAGCCGCGGCAACGTTGAACGATGTGCGCCAAAGTGGAGGAAGCATCTGGGCGGTCGGCACTACTTCGGTACGCGTACTGGAGACAGCCGTTCAACTTGATGGGACATTCAAGGAGCGAAGCGGCGAAACTCAGATTTTCATCCGCCCGCCTTACCGCTTTCGCGCTGTCGACCGGCTCATCACGAACTTTCATCTGCCGAGGTCAACGCTCATCATGCTCGTCGCGGCGTTCGCGGGTTACGAGCTGACAATGACCGCTTACCGCGCAGCGATCCAGGACGGGTACCGCTTCTATTCCTACGGCGACGCAATGGCGATCATCTGA
- the ruvA gene encoding Holliday junction branch migration protein RuvA, whose protein sequence is MIVHLDGMLVTKDIDRVEIMTDGGVGYELQIPLGAFEALPRQGEPISLHTWLVVKEDSWQLFGFSSLYERRLFQKLLTANGVGPSLALGMLSAFSAERLVRAIMEKDIPTLQRVPRVGRKKAERLVLDLADKLDSIGSDGEAGMGRRAGGVSEDALRALVSLGYSTNEAEKAVRTALDAGGGGLSAAELIRSALGKLADK, encoded by the coding sequence ATGATCGTTCATCTCGACGGTATGCTCGTAACGAAGGACATCGACCGCGTCGAGATCATGACGGACGGCGGCGTGGGCTACGAGCTGCAGATACCGCTCGGAGCTTTCGAGGCGCTGCCGCGCCAGGGCGAGCCGATCTCCCTGCACACATGGCTCGTCGTGAAAGAGGATTCGTGGCAGCTCTTCGGATTCTCGTCGCTGTACGAGCGGCGCCTGTTTCAGAAGCTGCTGACGGCCAACGGAGTTGGCCCGTCACTGGCGCTCGGCATGCTTTCGGCGTTCTCGGCGGAGAGGCTCGTGCGCGCGATCATGGAGAAGGACATTCCCACTCTTCAGCGCGTGCCTCGCGTCGGGCGCAAGAAAGCCGAGCGGCTGGTACTCGATCTTGCCGACAAGCTCGATTCGATCGGCAGTGATGGCGAGGCGGGAATGGGACGTCGAGCGGGCGGCGTGTCGGAGGATGCCCTTCGCGCGCTGGTATCCCTTGGCTACAGCACGAACGAGGCGGAAAAAGCTGTTAGAACCGCGCTTGATGCGGGCGGAGGAGGATTGTCGGCGGCCGAGTTGATACGATCTGCTTTGGGGAAGCTCGCGGACAAGTAA
- the ruvC gene encoding crossover junction endodeoxyribonuclease RuvC translates to MIVLGIDPGTAVTGYGVVKGEPSIAPHLLECGVIRTRARDTLPRRLHEIHAGIRELIERHRPDCLAIEDVFYARNVRTTIVLGHARGVILLAAEEARIEICEYPPAEIKKAIVGTGGATKQQVQFMVSRLLRLKTAPEPPDAADGVAAALTRVMASPLPRIADEMALLAGRR, encoded by the coding sequence ATGATCGTGCTCGGCATAGACCCAGGCACTGCGGTCACCGGGTACGGCGTCGTAAAAGGCGAGCCTTCAATTGCGCCGCACTTGCTGGAGTGCGGCGTCATTCGCACGCGAGCCCGCGACACGTTGCCCCGGCGACTCCACGAGATTCACGCCGGCATTCGCGAGCTGATCGAGAGGCACCGTCCCGATTGCCTTGCGATCGAAGATGTCTTTTACGCCCGAAACGTTCGCACGACCATCGTGCTCGGCCACGCGCGCGGTGTGATTCTGCTCGCGGCTGAGGAGGCACGCATCGAGATCTGCGAGTATCCTCCCGCTGAGATCAAGAAGGCGATCGTCGGAACCGGCGGCGCCACGAAGCAGCAGGTGCAATTCATGGTATCGCGGCTGCTCCGTCTGAAAACCGCGCCTGAGCCGCCCGATGCCGCGGACGGAGTTGCCGCTGCACTGACGCGAGTAATGGCTTCGCCGCTGCCGAGGATCGCGGATGAGATGGCGCTGCTGGCAGGGCGACGATGA
- a CDS encoding aminotransferase class I/II-fold pyridoxal phosphate-dependent enzyme, whose amino-acid sequence MITTALRASTFQESVIREMTRVANQHGAINLAQGFPDFPMPQPMKDAACAAIQGDINQYAITWGTPALRLAIAAKYRKWYGMEIDPEREITVTCGATEAMAAVFLALVDPGEEVIVFEPFYENYGPDAILAGATPVFVPLEGLDWKLDPEKLRAAFSDRTRAIVVNTPHNPTGRVFTREEISLIAELCIKHDAIAITDEIYEHIRYAGSHHVLATWPGMRERTVTISGLSKTFSCTGWRLGYAIAPFEFTSPIRKVHDFLTVGAPAPLQAAGAVGMAFDADYYNHIALDYRARRDTMVAALQEGGFKFSAPEGAYYILADFSELSDLRGVAFALWLAKEVGVATVPGTSFCHEPAMGETVTRFAFCKKPETLERAAERLATLAARV is encoded by the coding sequence ATGATCACAACAGCATTACGCGCCTCGACATTCCAGGAATCCGTCATCCGTGAGATGACGCGCGTCGCCAACCAGCACGGGGCGATCAACCTCGCCCAGGGATTCCCCGATTTCCCAATGCCGCAGCCGATGAAGGACGCAGCCTGCGCGGCGATCCAGGGTGACATCAACCAGTACGCGATAACGTGGGGAACTCCGGCGCTCAGACTCGCAATCGCCGCGAAATATCGGAAATGGTACGGGATGGAGATCGATCCCGAGCGAGAGATCACCGTGACCTGCGGTGCGACGGAAGCGATGGCAGCCGTGTTCCTGGCGCTGGTGGACCCCGGCGAAGAGGTGATTGTCTTCGAGCCGTTCTACGAGAACTATGGGCCCGACGCGATTCTTGCCGGCGCGACACCCGTGTTCGTTCCGCTCGAGGGACTGGACTGGAAGCTCGATCCCGAGAAGCTGCGCGCCGCGTTCTCCGACCGTACTCGTGCGATCGTCGTCAACACTCCGCACAATCCGACCGGCCGCGTCTTCACGCGCGAAGAGATCTCATTGATCGCGGAGCTCTGCATCAAACACGATGCTATCGCGATAACGGACGAGATCTACGAACACATCCGCTACGCCGGCAGCCATCATGTTCTTGCGACATGGCCGGGAATGCGCGAGCGCACGGTGACGATCTCGGGACTCTCGAAAACTTTCAGCTGCACCGGCTGGCGGCTCGGCTACGCGATCGCGCCCTTCGAATTCACGTCGCCGATTCGAAAGGTGCACGACTTTCTGACCGTCGGCGCTCCGGCTCCGCTGCAGGCCGCGGGAGCAGTCGGCATGGCTTTCGACGCCGATTACTACAATCATATCGCTCTCGACTACCGCGCGCGCCGCGACACGATGGTGGCGGCGCTGCAGGAAGGCGGATTCAAGTTTTCGGCGCCCGAGGGTGCCTACTATATCCTCGCCGACTTCTCGGAGCTGAGCGATCTCCGCGGAGTGGCATTCGCGCTCTGGCTCGCGAAAGAGGTGGGCGTCGCGACCGTTCCGGGCACGAGCTTCTGCCACGAGCCGGCGATGGGGGAGACCGTCACGCGCTTCGCGTTCTGTAAAAAGCCGGAGACTCTGGAGCGTGCCGCCGAGCGGCTGGCGACACTTGCTGCCAGAGTCTAG
- a CDS encoding YebC/PmpR family DNA-binding transcriptional regulator, producing MAGHSKWKQIKHYKAATDAKRGAQFTKLIREITMAAKLGGGDPAGNPRLRTAIEAARAASMPKENIERAIKKGTGELEGVEYVDITYEGYGPGGVAILIFALTDNANRTVAEVRHKLSRFGGNLGAANSVSWMFERKGQIYLDAARYGEDATLEAALDSGAQDFSAEGEQYVVTTEPTDMQRVRAALDEKGFFPTESEIASVPKNLVHVEGKTAESLVKLLEELEDLDDVQKVAANCDLELEEAK from the coding sequence ATGGCCGGTCATAGCAAATGGAAGCAGATCAAGCATTACAAGGCGGCGACCGACGCCAAGCGCGGAGCGCAGTTCACAAAGCTCATCCGCGAGATCACCATGGCCGCCAAGCTCGGCGGCGGCGATCCGGCCGGCAACCCGCGGCTTCGCACCGCGATTGAAGCAGCCCGCGCCGCGTCGATGCCGAAGGAAAACATCGAGCGCGCAATCAAGAAGGGCACGGGCGAGCTCGAGGGCGTCGAATACGTCGACATCACCTACGAGGGCTACGGCCCGGGCGGTGTAGCGATCCTCATTTTCGCGCTCACCGACAACGCCAATCGCACCGTCGCGGAGGTGCGGCACAAGCTCTCGCGATTCGGAGGCAACCTCGGCGCAGCGAACTCGGTGTCGTGGATGTTCGAGCGGAAGGGGCAGATCTACCTCGACGCCGCGCGATACGGCGAGGACGCTACCCTCGAGGCTGCGCTCGACTCCGGCGCGCAGGATTTCAGCGCCGAGGGTGAGCAGTACGTCGTGACGACCGAGCCGACCGACATGCAGCGTGTCAGGGCCGCCCTCGACGAAAAGGGATTCTTTCCGACCGAATCGGAGATCGCGTCAGTCCCGAAGAACCTCGTCCACGTCGAAGGAAAAACAGCTGAGTCGCTCGTGAAGCTCCTGGAGGAGCTCGAGGACCTGGACGACGTTCAGAAAGTCGCGGCGAACTGCGACCTGGAGCTGGAAGAGGCGAAGTGA
- the yajC gene encoding preprotein translocase subunit YajC yields MTITFATLALLQSPGSGMLGPIFMYGAIFAIFYFILIRPQSKQRKEHDALIRAVKKGDEVVTAGGVIGEIIHIRETPKADGGSTAPSLEDRITIKSGESRLLIERGKIARIIKRETQPAAEG; encoded by the coding sequence ATGACAATCACTTTCGCCACACTGGCTCTGCTTCAGTCCCCCGGAAGCGGCATGCTCGGCCCCATTTTCATGTATGGCGCAATCTTCGCCATCTTCTACTTCATTCTCATTCGCCCCCAGTCGAAGCAGCGGAAAGAGCATGACGCTCTCATTCGCGCTGTAAAGAAAGGTGACGAGGTCGTGACCGCCGGTGGAGTGATCGGTGAGATCATTCACATCAGGGAAACGCCGAAAGCCGATGGCGGCTCGACAGCGCCTTCGCTCGAGGATCGCATCACCATCAAGTCGGGGGAGTCGCGACTGCTGATCGAGCGCGGCAAGATCGCGCGCATCATCAAGCGTGAGACTCAGCCTGCAGCCGAGGGGTGA
- the ruvB gene encoding Holliday junction branch migration DNA helicase RuvB translates to MTRAEITTPEILADESVVELSLRPQRLAEFIGQPKVKDSMRIYIDAALLRREPLDHTLFFGPAGLGKTTLAELIAREMGVNVRATSGPALEKPGDLVGTLTNLREGDILFIDEIHRLRPIIEEFLYPAMEDYKIDIRLSEGPKAQTITMGIEKFTLVGATTRLGLLTPPMRARFGIEQRLNFYPASDLEMIVRRTADVLKVSVDKGGMEEIACRSRGTPRVANRLLRRIRDYAQVKAGGFITRDVAKEALQLLDVDQFGLDDMDSRILKTIIEKFDGGPVGVGTIAAAVGEDQGTIEEVYEPFLVQNGFLQRTPRGRMATAQAYRHFGFVQPVGPQQTLF, encoded by the coding sequence ATGACCAGGGCGGAGATCACCACTCCGGAAATTCTGGCCGACGAATCCGTCGTCGAGCTTTCGCTGCGCCCCCAGCGACTGGCCGAGTTTATCGGGCAGCCAAAGGTGAAGGACAGCATGCGGATCTACATCGACGCCGCTCTCCTTCGCCGCGAGCCGCTCGATCACACCCTTTTCTTCGGGCCCGCCGGACTCGGCAAAACGACTCTGGCCGAGCTGATCGCGCGAGAGATGGGTGTCAACGTTCGCGCCACGTCGGGACCCGCGCTGGAAAAGCCCGGCGACCTCGTTGGAACACTCACCAATCTTCGCGAAGGCGACATTCTCTTTATCGATGAGATCCACCGGCTGCGTCCGATCATCGAGGAATTTCTTTATCCGGCGATGGAGGACTACAAGATCGACATCCGGCTTAGCGAAGGGCCCAAGGCGCAGACTATAACGATGGGGATCGAGAAGTTCACCCTCGTCGGCGCGACAACGCGACTCGGATTGCTCACTCCCCCGATGCGCGCGCGTTTCGGGATCGAGCAGCGATTGAATTTCTATCCGGCAAGCGACCTCGAGATGATCGTGCGCCGCACCGCGGATGTGCTGAAGGTTTCCGTTGACAAGGGCGGAATGGAGGAGATAGCCTGCCGCTCACGTGGAACGCCGCGCGTGGCAAACCGGCTGCTGCGCCGCATTCGCGACTACGCTCAGGTGAAAGCGGGCGGTTTCATCACGCGCGACGTGGCGAAGGAAGCGCTGCAGCTGCTCGACGTCGACCAATTCGGCCTCGACGACATGGACAGCCGGATTCTCAAAACGATCATCGAGAAGTTCGATGGGGGACCCGTCGGCGTTGGGACGATCGCCGCCGCCGTGGGCGAGGACCAGGGGACGATCGAGGAAGTTTACGAGCCGTTCCTCGTACAGAATGGGTTTTTGCAGCGGACCCCGCGCGGGCGAATGGCTACCGCGCAGGCGTACAGGCATTTCGGGTTTGTGCAGCCGGTGGGGCCGCAGCAGACGCTCTTCTAA
- the tgt gene encoding tRNA guanosine(34) transglycosylase Tgt produces MPSFSFSIESESGAARSGVFKTPHGDVETPAFMPVGTLATVKALDPHELSAMGAQMILANAYHLHLRPGDDLVKEMGGLHRFMHWDGPILSDSGGFQVFSLATLRKITEEGVEFQSHIDGSRRFFTPETMVGIQRNLGADVIMQLDHVIPGQSDEAAAKDASERSIRWAARCLAEFIKSSTSAQAGTDSSGGSDVQRQALLPIVQGGIHVALRREAAAALATMHDWHGFAIGGLSVGEEKPAMHEMLDVVNEVLPRTRPRYLMGVGFPADLIESIRRGVDMFDCVAPTRMGRNGTVFTSTGRLNIKRAEYRNDALPLDESCECVACSRFSRAYIRHLFVSDEILGIRLLSLHNVHFLLSLARAARREIAAGNLDAWSRDWLSRYNSKAPAL; encoded by the coding sequence GTGCCGAGCTTCAGTTTCAGCATCGAGTCCGAGTCGGGCGCAGCGCGGAGCGGAGTTTTCAAGACTCCGCACGGCGACGTGGAGACTCCGGCATTCATGCCGGTGGGCACTCTCGCGACAGTGAAGGCGCTCGATCCGCACGAGCTGAGCGCGATGGGCGCGCAGATGATTCTCGCCAACGCGTATCATCTCCATCTGAGGCCCGGCGACGATCTCGTCAAGGAAATGGGCGGACTCCACCGCTTCATGCATTGGGACGGGCCCATCCTCAGCGACTCGGGGGGCTTCCAGGTTTTTTCGCTCGCAACGTTGCGAAAAATCACCGAAGAGGGCGTGGAGTTTCAGAGCCACATCGACGGGTCACGCCGCTTCTTCACTCCCGAAACCATGGTCGGAATTCAAAGAAATCTGGGCGCCGACGTCATCATGCAGCTCGATCACGTGATACCAGGACAATCGGACGAGGCCGCGGCGAAGGATGCGAGTGAGCGCAGCATTCGCTGGGCGGCGCGGTGTCTCGCGGAATTCATCAAATCATCGACCAGCGCGCAGGCTGGCACCGACAGCAGCGGCGGCAGCGACGTCCAGCGGCAGGCATTGCTGCCCATTGTCCAGGGAGGCATCCACGTCGCGCTTCGAAGAGAAGCGGCCGCAGCCCTCGCCACAATGCACGACTGGCACGGATTCGCTATTGGCGGGCTCTCGGTCGGCGAGGAGAAGCCGGCGATGCACGAGATGCTCGACGTCGTCAACGAAGTGCTTCCCCGCACGCGGCCGCGCTACCTCATGGGTGTCGGCTTCCCCGCTGACCTGATCGAGAGCATTCGGCGCGGAGTCGACATGTTCGACTGCGTCGCCCCGACGCGCATGGGACGAAACGGAACCGTCTTCACGAGCACCGGCCGCCTCAACATCAAGCGGGCCGAGTACCGGAACGACGCCCTGCCGCTCGACGAGAGCTGCGAGTGTGTCGCCTGCAGTCGCTTCAGCCGCGCGTACATTCGGCATCTCTTCGTGAGCGACGAGATACTCGGCATCCGCCTGCTCTCTCTGCACAATGTACATTTCCTGCTCTCACTGGCCCGCGCCGCGAGGCGCGAGATTGCCGCCGGTAATCTGGACGCGTGGAGCCGCGACTGGCTCTCCCGTTACAACTCGAAGGCACCCGCCCTATGA